From the genome of Streptomyces sp. NBC_01341, one region includes:
- a CDS encoding glycoside hydrolase family 3 N-terminal domain-containing protein: MPSTPHHRSRHRARPATAALAAATVLASLLAGAVPSAAADADEPAPVLVDRFEGEVPLGNPPADSLFTWGGDADDHPALTFEERADAPEGDKVLQGTYDISAWGGLSHEFAVDQPPKDWTAHKGIRFWWYGQNTAPLPPGSGKRINFEIKDGGANGGASELWTTSFTDDWEGWHQVEIPFADFVYRTDYQPVGGIDQVLGLNEMWGYAVTLPTGAPGSFAMDAVELYGKADPALKSGVVVDNAVHPVTEGGRADIRISVATTGSLPTEEPVTVAWTTKGGSAEPGKDYTPVTGTHTFPAGTASGTAHTVSVATTEDRGAEPAETIPLELTVTGAKAPKENPQVVIDAHGLPYQDAKLPVKKRVADLLSRMSPAEKAGQMTQAERNALRSQGDIATYGLGSLLSGGGSVPTPNTAAAWAKMVDAYQLRAQATRFQIPLIYGVDAVHGHNNVIGSTIMPHNIGIGAGRDPELAGRTGAVTANEVRATGIPWDFAPCVCVTRDERWGRSYEAYGEDPALVGAMETVITGMQGSPSGKDLARNDKVLASAKHFVGDGGTEFGSSTTGSYTIDQGVTKVTRQELEAVHLAPFAESVKRGVGTVMPSYSSLDVIGDDAGPVKMHANAEMINGVLKDRMGFEGFVISDWQAIDQIPGDYASDVRTSVNAGLDMIMVPTAYQDFTKTLQDEVTAGRIGRARIDDAVSRILTQKFRLGLFEKPYADTSNLDDVGSAAHRAVAREAAAKSQVLLKNDGAVLPLKASQKVYVAGSNADDLGNQAGGWTISWQGASGATTTGTTILKGIEKNTPSATFSKDASAPTEGYDAGIVVVGEKPYAEGIGDVGNGHDLELTDADKRAVDTVCAAMKCAVLVVSGRPQLIGDRLGDIDALVASWLPGTEGDGVADVLYGKRAFTGQLPVTWPKSESQLPVNVGDATYDPQFPYGWGLTTLKKVPSGGEATLTALALAAQLAEHAGLGRTPAGKEIVDRARLLVQQKAGGKLTAAVSKPFAEADHLLLTGDLTGAVAKLRAAYRAV; encoded by the coding sequence ATGCCCAGCACGCCGCACCACCGCTCACGTCACCGCGCGAGACCGGCCACGGCCGCGCTCGCCGCCGCCACCGTCCTCGCCTCGCTGCTCGCCGGGGCGGTCCCCAGCGCGGCGGCCGACGCCGACGAGCCCGCACCGGTCCTCGTCGACCGCTTCGAGGGGGAGGTCCCCCTCGGTAACCCGCCCGCCGACTCCCTGTTCACCTGGGGCGGCGACGCGGACGACCACCCCGCCCTGACGTTCGAGGAGCGCGCCGACGCCCCCGAGGGCGACAAAGTGCTCCAGGGCACCTACGACATCAGCGCGTGGGGAGGACTCAGCCACGAGTTCGCCGTCGACCAGCCCCCGAAGGACTGGACCGCGCACAAGGGCATCCGCTTCTGGTGGTACGGGCAGAACACCGCGCCCCTGCCGCCCGGTTCGGGCAAGCGGATCAACTTCGAGATCAAGGACGGCGGGGCGAACGGCGGCGCCTCCGAGCTGTGGACGACGTCCTTCACCGACGACTGGGAGGGCTGGCACCAGGTCGAGATCCCCTTCGCGGACTTCGTCTACCGGACCGACTACCAGCCCGTCGGCGGCATCGACCAGGTCCTCGGCCTGAACGAGATGTGGGGCTACGCCGTCACCCTCCCGACCGGCGCCCCCGGTTCCTTCGCCATGGACGCGGTCGAGCTGTACGGCAAGGCCGACCCGGCCCTGAAGTCGGGCGTCGTGGTCGACAACGCCGTCCACCCGGTCACCGAGGGCGGCAGGGCCGACATCAGGATCTCCGTCGCGACCACCGGTTCCCTGCCCACCGAGGAGCCCGTCACCGTCGCCTGGACCACCAAGGGCGGCAGCGCGGAACCCGGCAAGGACTACACACCGGTCACCGGCACGCACACCTTCCCCGCGGGCACCGCCTCCGGCACCGCACACACGGTCTCCGTGGCCACCACCGAGGACCGGGGGGCCGAGCCGGCGGAGACGATCCCGCTGGAGCTCACCGTCACCGGCGCCAAGGCGCCGAAGGAGAACCCCCAGGTCGTCATCGACGCCCACGGGCTGCCCTACCAGGACGCGAAGCTTCCCGTGAAGAAGCGCGTGGCGGACCTGCTGTCACGCATGTCCCCGGCCGAGAAGGCCGGGCAGATGACCCAGGCCGAGCGCAACGCGCTCCGTTCGCAGGGCGACATCGCCACGTACGGCCTCGGCTCGCTGCTGTCCGGCGGGGGCTCCGTGCCGACCCCGAACACGGCGGCGGCCTGGGCGAAGATGGTCGACGCCTACCAGCTGCGCGCGCAGGCGACCCGCTTCCAGATCCCGCTGATCTACGGCGTGGACGCGGTGCACGGCCACAACAACGTGATCGGCTCGACGATCATGCCGCACAACATCGGCATCGGTGCGGGCCGCGACCCGGAGCTCGCGGGCAGGACGGGCGCCGTCACCGCCAACGAGGTGCGGGCCACCGGCATCCCGTGGGACTTCGCCCCCTGCGTCTGCGTCACCCGCGACGAGCGCTGGGGCCGTTCCTACGAGGCGTACGGTGAGGACCCCGCCCTGGTCGGGGCCATGGAGACGGTCATCACCGGCATGCAGGGCAGCCCGTCGGGCAAGGACCTCGCCCGCAACGACAAGGTCCTGGCCAGCGCCAAGCACTTCGTCGGCGACGGCGGTACGGAGTTCGGCTCGTCCACCACCGGCTCGTACACCATCGACCAGGGGGTCACCAAGGTCACCCGCCAGGAACTCGAGGCCGTGCATCTCGCACCCTTCGCCGAGTCGGTGAAGCGGGGCGTCGGCACCGTCATGCCGTCCTACTCCTCGCTGGACGTCATCGGCGACGACGCCGGACCCGTGAAGATGCACGCCAACGCCGAGATGATCAACGGTGTGCTCAAGGACCGGATGGGCTTCGAGGGCTTCGTCATCAGCGACTGGCAGGCCATCGACCAGATACCCGGTGACTACGCCAGTGACGTCCGCACCTCCGTGAACGCCGGTCTCGACATGATCATGGTCCCGACCGCGTACCAGGACTTCACGAAGACGCTCCAGGACGAGGTCACCGCCGGCCGGATCGGCCGGGCCCGGATCGACGACGCGGTCTCCCGGATCCTGACGCAGAAGTTCCGCCTCGGCCTCTTCGAGAAGCCGTACGCCGACACGTCGAACCTGGATGACGTCGGCTCCGCCGCGCACCGCGCGGTCGCCCGGGAGGCGGCGGCCAAGTCCCAGGTGCTCCTGAAGAACGACGGAGCCGTGCTCCCGCTCAAGGCCTCGCAGAAGGTGTACGTGGCCGGCTCCAACGCCGACGACCTCGGCAACCAGGCCGGCGGCTGGACCATCAGCTGGCAGGGCGCCTCCGGCGCGACCACCACGGGCACGACGATCCTGAAGGGCATCGAGAAGAACACCCCTTCGGCCACCTTCTCCAAGGACGCCTCGGCCCCGACCGAGGGGTACGACGCCGGAATCGTCGTCGTCGGCGAGAAGCCCTACGCCGAGGGCATCGGTGACGTGGGCAACGGTCACGACCTGGAGCTCACCGACGCCGACAAGAGGGCCGTCGACACGGTCTGCGCCGCGATGAAGTGCGCCGTCCTCGTCGTCTCCGGCCGCCCCCAGCTCATCGGGGACCGGCTCGGCGACATCGACGCACTGGTGGCGTCCTGGCTGCCCGGCACCGAGGGCGACGGCGTCGCCGACGTCCTCTACGGCAAGCGGGCCTTCACCGGGCAGCTGCCGGTGACCTGGCCGAAGTCGGAGTCGCAGCTGCCGGTCAACGTCGGCGACGCGACGTACGACCCGCAGTTCCCCTACGGCTGGGGGCTGACCACCCTGAAGAAGGTCCCGTCCGGCGGCGAGGCGACGCTCACCGCACTCGCCCTCGCCGCGCAGCTCGCCGAGCACGCCGGCCTCGGGAGGACCCCGGCGGGCAAGGAGATCGTGGACCGGGCGAGGCTGCTGGTCCAGCAGAAGGCCGGCGGGAAGCTGACAGCGGCGGTCTCCAAGCCGTTCGCCGAGGCCGACCACCTGCTGCTCACCGGTGACCTGACCGGTGCGGTGGCGAAGCTCCGCGCGGCGTACCGCGCCGTGTAA
- a CDS encoding GH1 family beta-glucosidase yields MNLATPRSSLQPVVVQGLPTGFRWGVATSSYQIEGAAAEDGRTASIWDTFCRVPGAVHNAEHGDVACDHYHRMPEDVELIAGLGVDTYRFSLAWPRIQPGGRGPANAKGLDFYKRLADELRGRGITPWVTLYHWDLPQELEDAGGWPARDTALRFAEYAMLAYEALGDRVEHWTTLNEPWCSAMLGYAYGAHAPGRSDMGDAMSAVHHLLLGHGLAARQMREAAGSRPLELGITLNLGTATPETGSQADREACRRADGMGTRLYLDPVVHGRYPGDIVDDLAAQGIELPVREGDLEAIATPLDVLGVNFYRGALFSGVTEDGSPTDADGLPVVRGVERDLPRTAMDWEITPTELTDLLLRLQRDYALPTVITENGAAFDDTVAADGSVPDTDRTAYLADHIAAVSEARAQGADVRGYFAWSLMDNFEWAYGYDKRFGIVRVDYDTQLRTLKDSAKWYRDTIRLTRNARTD; encoded by the coding sequence ATGAACCTCGCCACGCCCCGCAGCAGCCTGCAGCCCGTCGTCGTCCAGGGACTCCCCACCGGCTTCCGATGGGGCGTCGCCACCTCCTCGTACCAGATCGAGGGCGCCGCCGCCGAGGACGGCCGCACCGCGTCCATCTGGGACACCTTCTGCCGTGTCCCCGGCGCGGTGCACAACGCGGAGCACGGCGACGTGGCGTGCGACCACTACCACCGGATGCCCGAGGACGTGGAGCTGATCGCCGGCCTCGGCGTCGACACCTACCGCTTCTCGCTCGCGTGGCCGCGCATCCAGCCGGGCGGCCGGGGCCCCGCCAACGCCAAGGGCCTCGACTTCTACAAGCGGCTGGCCGACGAGCTCCGGGGCCGCGGCATCACCCCCTGGGTCACGCTCTACCACTGGGACCTGCCGCAGGAACTGGAGGACGCGGGCGGCTGGCCGGCCCGCGACACCGCCCTCCGGTTCGCCGAGTACGCGATGCTCGCGTACGAGGCACTGGGGGACCGCGTCGAGCACTGGACGACCCTCAACGAGCCGTGGTGCTCGGCGATGCTCGGCTACGCCTACGGGGCACACGCTCCCGGCCGCAGCGACATGGGTGACGCCATGTCGGCCGTGCACCACCTGTTGCTGGGCCACGGCCTCGCCGCCCGTCAGATGCGTGAGGCGGCGGGGAGCCGCCCGCTGGAGCTCGGCATCACCCTCAACCTCGGCACCGCGACCCCGGAGACCGGCAGCCAGGCCGACCGGGAGGCCTGCCGCCGGGCCGACGGCATGGGCACCCGCCTCTACCTCGACCCGGTCGTCCACGGCCGCTACCCCGGGGACATCGTGGACGACCTCGCGGCCCAGGGCATCGAACTGCCCGTCCGGGAAGGCGACCTGGAAGCCATCGCGACGCCACTCGACGTCCTCGGCGTCAACTTCTACCGCGGCGCCCTGTTCTCCGGAGTGACCGAGGACGGATCGCCGACGGACGCCGACGGCCTCCCCGTCGTGCGCGGCGTCGAACGCGACCTGCCCCGCACCGCCATGGACTGGGAGATCACCCCCACCGAGCTCACCGACCTGCTGCTGCGGCTCCAGCGCGACTACGCGCTGCCGACCGTCATCACCGAGAACGGCGCCGCCTTCGACGACACGGTCGCCGCCGACGGCTCCGTACCCGACACCGACCGCACCGCCTATCTCGCCGACCACATCGCGGCGGTGTCCGAAGCCCGTGCGCAGGGCGCCGACGTCCGGGGCTACTTCGCCTGGTCGCTGATGGACAACTTCGAGTGGGCCTACGGCTACGACAAGCGGTTCGGCATCGTCCGCGTCGACTACGACACGCAGCTGCGGACGCTCAAGGACAGCGCCAAGTGGTACCGCGACACGATCCGGCTCACCCGGAACGCCCGCACCGACTGA
- a CDS encoding ABC transporter ATP-binding protein, whose amino-acid sequence MSAEPILTVSGLNVDYGTGAGSVHALRDIDLTLHRGEVLGLAGESGSGKSTLAYAVTRLLSPPGVITGGDVRYHRPGADPVDILGLSPDALRAFRWQELSVVFQGAMNSLNPVHTVHSQLTDVLKAHRPGMRRAARTTRAEELLRLVGISADRLAAYPHQLSGGMRQRVMIAMALALEPEIVIMDEPTTALDVVMQRQILRRLVRLREELSFSVVFITHDISLLIEFSDRIAIMYGGRIVEQADAADIYRDPRHPYSDGLLHSFPALHGPRRELTGIPGSPPHLSAMPTGCAFHPRCGRAFEPCSERVPVLAAPDAAQDREVACWLHH is encoded by the coding sequence ATGAGCGCCGAGCCGATCCTCACCGTCAGCGGCCTGAACGTCGACTACGGCACGGGCGCCGGCAGCGTCCACGCGCTGCGGGACATCGACCTCACCCTGCACCGCGGTGAAGTCCTGGGCCTGGCCGGCGAGTCGGGATCAGGCAAGTCCACACTGGCCTACGCCGTCACCCGGCTGCTCTCCCCGCCCGGGGTCATCACCGGCGGCGACGTCCGCTACCACCGCCCGGGTGCCGATCCCGTCGACATCCTCGGCCTCTCACCGGACGCGCTGCGCGCGTTCCGCTGGCAGGAGCTGTCCGTCGTGTTCCAGGGCGCGATGAACTCGCTCAACCCGGTGCACACCGTCCACAGCCAGCTCACCGACGTGCTCAAGGCTCATCGCCCCGGCATGCGCCGCGCCGCACGGACCACACGGGCCGAGGAACTGCTGAGGCTCGTCGGGATCTCGGCCGACCGGCTCGCCGCCTACCCGCACCAGCTCTCGGGCGGCATGCGTCAGCGCGTGATGATCGCGATGGCGCTCGCCCTCGAACCCGAGATCGTCATCATGGACGAACCGACCACCGCGCTGGATGTGGTGATGCAGCGTCAGATTCTGCGCCGGCTCGTGCGGCTGAGAGAGGAACTCTCCTTCTCCGTCGTGTTCATCACCCACGACATCTCGCTGCTGATCGAATTCTCCGACCGCATCGCGATCATGTACGGCGGCCGGATCGTGGAGCAGGCGGACGCGGCCGATATCTACCGAGACCCCCGCCACCCCTACAGCGACGGCCTGCTGCACTCCTTCCCCGCACTGCACGGCCCCCGCCGCGAACTCACGGGCATCCCGGGCTCGCCCCCGCACCTGTCCGCGATGCCCACCGGCTGCGCCTTCCACCCCCGCTGCGGCAGGGCCTTCGAGCCGTGTTCCGAGCGGGTGCCGGTCCTGGCCGCGCCGGACGCCGCCCAGGACCGCGAGGTCGCCTGCTGGCTGCACCACTGA
- a CDS encoding ABC transporter permease, which translates to MSVAATDVAVLDDPPAPAAGRARLRFLRGGKARTGLLILVFFLVLAVIGPWIAPYDPDAMSDQLLRPPSGAHWFGTTHTGQDVLSQILVGTRGVLLVGFLAGFLATVLSVLIGVSAGFLGGAADELLSMLSNVFLVIPGLPLIIIIASFVEDTGDLLIAAVIALTSWAWGARVLRAQTLSLRRRDYVEASRATGESTWRIILFEVLPNLTAVIASGFVGTVIFAILSEITLAFIGVADISHWNWGTVLFWAQSNQALAQGAWWWFVPAGLCIALLGTALALINFGIDEFVNPRLRTATGASRTVRMRVGFTPVARTTAPTQAGTAGVPGPPSKEQSE; encoded by the coding sequence ATGTCCGTCGCAGCCACCGACGTCGCCGTACTCGACGACCCGCCCGCGCCCGCCGCCGGCCGGGCGAGATTGCGCTTCCTGCGCGGCGGGAAGGCCCGCACCGGGCTGCTGATCCTCGTGTTCTTCCTGGTCCTCGCGGTCATCGGCCCCTGGATCGCCCCGTACGACCCGGACGCCATGAGCGACCAGCTGCTGCGGCCGCCGTCCGGCGCGCACTGGTTCGGCACCACCCACACCGGGCAGGACGTCCTCTCCCAGATCCTCGTCGGCACCCGCGGGGTGCTGCTCGTCGGATTCCTCGCCGGATTCCTCGCCACCGTGCTCTCGGTGCTGATCGGCGTCAGCGCCGGCTTCCTCGGGGGCGCCGCCGACGAGCTCCTCTCGATGCTCTCCAACGTCTTCCTGGTCATTCCCGGGCTGCCGCTGATCATCATCATCGCGAGCTTCGTCGAGGACACCGGCGACCTGCTGATCGCCGCCGTCATCGCCCTGACCTCGTGGGCCTGGGGCGCACGCGTCCTGCGCGCCCAGACGCTGTCGCTCAGGCGCCGCGACTACGTCGAGGCGTCCCGCGCCACCGGCGAGTCGACCTGGCGGATCATCCTCTTCGAGGTCCTGCCGAACCTCACCGCGGTGATCGCGTCCGGCTTCGTCGGCACCGTCATCTTCGCGATCCTCTCGGAGATCACCCTCGCCTTCATCGGGGTCGCCGACATCTCCCACTGGAACTGGGGCACCGTGCTGTTCTGGGCCCAGTCCAACCAGGCCCTGGCCCAGGGCGCGTGGTGGTGGTTCGTCCCCGCCGGCCTCTGCATCGCCCTGCTGGGCACCGCGCTCGCACTGATCAACTTCGGCATCGACGAGTTCGTCAACCCGCGCCTGCGCACGGCGACGGGTGCCTCCCGCACGGTGCGGATGCGGGTCGGCTTCACCCCCGTGGCCCGTACCACCGCGCCCACGCAGGCCGGTACGGCCGGCGTACCCGGCCCGCCCAGCAAGGAGCAGTCCGAATGA
- a CDS encoding ABC transporter permease: protein MKYILQRLAFYAVTAWAAITINFLIPRLMPGDPVEALMSRYQGQLDTSAIASLKALFGLDENQSLWSQYTDYWSSLLDGDLGLSFTYFPTPVGEVLSDALPWTLALVGITTLISFLLGTGIGVYSGWRRGSWLDGLLPVTTFISSVPYFWLGLIAISLFAVKWPLFPFEGGYDNSLVPAFDWPFVSSALYHGVLPGITIVLSAVAGWILGMRNMMVTVSSEDYVMVAQAKGLSERRVMFSYAARNAVLPNISGFALSLGFIVSGTLLVEMVFNYPGIGFRLLQAVGAKDYPLMQGVFLVITLSVLAANLLADMAYALLDPRTRKEA, encoded by the coding sequence GTGAAGTACATACTCCAGCGCCTCGCCTTCTACGCCGTCACCGCGTGGGCCGCCATCACCATCAACTTCCTGATCCCGCGCCTCATGCCCGGCGACCCGGTCGAGGCGCTGATGAGCCGCTACCAGGGCCAGCTCGACACCTCGGCGATCGCCTCGCTGAAGGCCCTGTTCGGGCTCGACGAGAACCAGTCGCTGTGGTCGCAGTACACCGACTACTGGTCGAGCCTGCTGGACGGCGACCTCGGCCTGTCCTTCACCTACTTCCCGACCCCGGTCGGCGAGGTGCTCTCCGACGCGCTGCCCTGGACCCTCGCCCTCGTCGGCATCACGACGCTGATCAGCTTCCTGCTCGGCACGGGCATCGGCGTCTACAGCGGCTGGCGGCGGGGCTCCTGGCTGGACGGGCTGCTCCCCGTCACCACCTTCATCTCGTCCGTGCCCTATTTCTGGCTGGGGCTCATCGCCATCTCGCTGTTCGCGGTGAAGTGGCCGCTGTTCCCCTTCGAGGGCGGCTACGACAACTCCCTGGTCCCGGCCTTCGACTGGCCGTTCGTCTCCAGCGCCCTGTACCACGGTGTGCTGCCCGGGATCACGATCGTGCTCAGCGCCGTCGCCGGCTGGATCCTCGGCATGCGCAACATGATGGTGACCGTCTCCTCCGAGGACTACGTCATGGTGGCGCAGGCCAAGGGACTCTCCGAGCGGCGGGTGATGTTCTCCTACGCCGCCCGCAACGCGGTCCTGCCCAACATCTCGGGCTTCGCCCTCTCGCTGGGCTTCATCGTCAGCGGCACGCTGCTGGTCGAAATGGTCTTCAACTACCCGGGCATCGGGTTCCGGCTGCTCCAGGCCGTCGGAGCGAAGGACTACCCCCTGATGCAAGGCGTCTTCCTGGTCATCACGCTCTCGGTGCTCGCCGCGAACCTGCTGGCCGACATGGCCTACGCCCTCCTCGACCCCCGCACCCGCAAGGAGGCCTGA
- a CDS encoding ABC transporter ATP-binding protein, whose amino-acid sequence MTTEQSADVRKATDVVLEARGVTKHFPVRRTAGDLLARRRRTVHAVDDVSLKLRRGSVTALVGESGSGKSTVARLLAQLYPLTAGEIHLGGTAVKAGRGRSFVRYVKQVQLIFQDPFASLNPVHTVRYHLTRALRIHGRAGNGDADLEKNLTALLERVQLTPPHRFLDTFPHELSGGQRQRVAIARALGADPKVLLADEPVSMLDVSIRLGVLNLLRDLKERLHLAILYITHDIASARYFADTTLVMYAGRIVEGGDSETVTQHPAHPYTQLLIASAPDPDRTADAEDQEEAGSGEPPSLIAPPDGCRFHPRCPKAMERCRTELPPRFDLADGQWAACWLYDGTTAQEAAK is encoded by the coding sequence ATGACCACCGAACAGTCCGCAGACGTGCGCAAGGCGACCGACGTGGTGCTCGAAGCACGCGGAGTCACCAAGCACTTCCCCGTACGCCGCACGGCGGGCGACCTGCTCGCCCGCAGACGCCGCACCGTCCACGCCGTCGACGACGTCTCGCTGAAGCTCCGGCGCGGCTCCGTCACGGCCCTGGTGGGGGAGTCGGGCTCCGGGAAGTCCACCGTCGCACGGCTGCTCGCCCAGCTGTACCCGCTCACCGCGGGCGAGATACACCTGGGCGGCACGGCGGTGAAGGCCGGACGTGGCCGGTCCTTCGTCCGTTACGTGAAACAGGTCCAGCTGATCTTCCAGGACCCGTTCGCCTCGCTCAACCCGGTGCACACCGTGCGCTACCACCTCACCCGGGCGCTGAGGATCCACGGCCGGGCGGGGAACGGGGACGCGGACCTGGAGAAGAACCTGACGGCCCTGCTCGAACGCGTCCAGCTGACTCCTCCTCATCGGTTCCTGGACACGTTCCCGCACGAGCTGTCGGGAGGGCAGCGCCAGCGCGTCGCGATCGCGCGCGCGCTCGGCGCCGACCCGAAGGTCCTCCTGGCGGACGAGCCGGTGTCGATGCTCGACGTGTCGATCCGGCTCGGCGTCCTCAACCTGCTGCGCGACCTCAAGGAACGCCTGCACCTGGCGATCCTCTACATCACCCACGACATCGCCTCCGCCCGCTACTTCGCGGACACCACCCTGGTGATGTACGCCGGCCGGATCGTCGAGGGCGGCGACAGCGAGACCGTCACCCAGCACCCCGCGCACCCCTACACCCAGCTCCTGATCGCCTCCGCGCCCGACCCGGACCGGACCGCCGACGCCGAGGACCAGGAGGAGGCCGGAAGCGGCGAGCCGCCCTCACTGATCGCCCCGCCGGACGGCTGCCGCTTCCACCCCCGCTGCCCGAAGGCCATGGAGCGCTGCCGCACCGAGCTGCCGCCGCGCTTCGACCTGGCGGACGGACAGTGGGCCGCCTGCTGGCTGTACGACGGCACCACCGCCCAGGAGGCGGCGAAGTGA
- a CDS encoding ABC transporter substrate-binding protein, with translation MSVRRRHTLRALSVATAVVALAAGCSSANSGADKGGGAGASGVLTLGKPDGPQTNNSNPFLATSASATLGYRYMIYEPLAMTNQIRPTDKADPWLATAWDWESNFTKLTFTLDGRATWADGKPLTAADVAFTFDLLKKHPALNGNGIPYDGIAVEGEKVVLTFKESQFVNQNKIITTYVVPKHIWEKVENPETWPNRTPVGSGPYKLKTFTPQTTTLTATPAYWKGKTKVKELRYTAYNDNSAATTALANGKVEWSFVFMPNYKQLYVAKDPANHKLWFPSGLGIHGLWFNTARKPFDNPALRRAMAMVVDRKAIHIQAQATLYPEISNPTGIPLPAGEPFLAPEYKSATTAPDVAGAKKVLDEAGFELSGGVLKDPSGKPVKLTFTDPAGWNDYITGLSIIKDNIKQLGIEAKVKTQTAEAWGTDVATGNFDATLHWTNSGATPYDMYQNIMDGAILQPVGKTSQLGNFGRFKSPEATAALKEYANATDDAARTTSMNTLQKIMVEQAPVIPTAAAPIGAEYSTRNWTGWPTEQDPYAAPQHTQPDALEVVLNLKPAK, from the coding sequence ATGTCCGTACGCCGTCGTCACACTCTGAGAGCGCTCTCAGTCGCCACCGCCGTGGTCGCGCTCGCCGCGGGCTGCTCGTCCGCCAACTCGGGCGCCGACAAGGGGGGCGGTGCGGGTGCCTCCGGAGTGCTGACCCTGGGCAAGCCGGACGGACCGCAGACCAACAACAGCAACCCGTTCCTGGCCACCTCGGCGAGCGCCACCCTCGGCTACCGCTACATGATCTACGAGCCGCTGGCGATGACGAACCAGATCCGCCCCACCGACAAGGCCGACCCGTGGCTGGCGACCGCCTGGGACTGGGAGTCGAACTTCACCAAGCTCACCTTCACGCTCGACGGACGGGCCACGTGGGCCGACGGCAAGCCGCTGACCGCCGCCGACGTCGCGTTCACCTTCGACCTGCTGAAGAAGCACCCGGCGCTCAACGGCAACGGCATCCCGTACGACGGCATCGCGGTCGAGGGGGAGAAGGTCGTCCTGACCTTCAAGGAATCGCAGTTCGTCAACCAGAACAAGATCATCACCACCTACGTCGTGCCCAAGCACATCTGGGAGAAGGTCGAGAACCCGGAGACCTGGCCCAACCGCACCCCGGTCGGCTCCGGCCCGTACAAGCTGAAGACGTTCACCCCGCAGACCACCACCCTGACCGCGACGCCCGCCTACTGGAAGGGCAAGACCAAGGTCAAGGAGCTGCGCTACACCGCGTACAACGACAACAGCGCGGCCACCACGGCACTGGCCAACGGCAAGGTCGAGTGGTCGTTCGTCTTCATGCCGAACTACAAGCAGCTGTACGTCGCCAAGGACCCCGCGAACCACAAGCTCTGGTTCCCGTCCGGGCTCGGCATCCACGGCCTCTGGTTCAACACCGCCCGCAAGCCGTTCGACAACCCCGCGCTGCGCAGGGCGATGGCCATGGTCGTGGACCGCAAGGCGATCCACATCCAGGCCCAGGCGACCCTCTACCCCGAGATCAGCAACCCGACGGGCATCCCGCTGCCCGCCGGTGAGCCCTTCCTCGCGCCCGAGTACAAGAGCGCCACCACGGCGCCCGACGTCGCCGGGGCCAAGAAGGTCCTCGACGAGGCCGGCTTCGAGCTGAGCGGCGGCGTACTGAAGGACCCGAGCGGCAAGCCGGTGAAGCTGACCTTCACCGACCCCGCCGGATGGAACGACTACATCACCGGGCTCTCCATCATCAAGGACAACATCAAGCAGCTGGGCATCGAGGCCAAGGTCAAGACGCAGACCGCCGAGGCCTGGGGTACCGACGTCGCCACCGGCAACTTCGACGCCACCCTGCACTGGACCAACAGCGGCGCCACGCCGTACGACATGTACCAGAACATCATGGACGGGGCGATCCTCCAGCCCGTCGGCAAGACCTCGCAGCTCGGCAACTTCGGCCGCTTCAAGAGCCCCGAGGCCACCGCCGCGCTCAAGGAGTACGCCAACGCCACCGACGACGCCGCCCGCACCACGTCCATGAACACCCTCCAGAAGATCATGGTCGAGCAGGCGCCCGTCATCCCGACGGCCGCGGCCCCCATCGGCGCCGAGTACTCGACCAGGAACTGGACCGGCTGGCCGACCGAGCAGGACCCCTACGCCGCCCCGCAGCACACCCAGCCCGACGCGCTGGAAGTCGTGCTGAACCTGAAGCCCGCCAAGTAA